The genomic interval TTATGAACTACTAGTGATGATTGGTTTATTTGTTTTAGTGGAATGGAATAATAGAACTAAAGTGGAACCAATTTCGGGGAAAAGAAGTATGCTGAAAATGGCATTAGCTATTATGGCTATAATTGCTTTCGGAACTTATTCAGATTACAAAGAGTTTATTTATTTCCAATTTTAATGAAAAAGTTTTTATTCTACATAATCAGTATTTTTCTGGTAACAATTTTAATTGCAGTTTTACTAGACGGCTTATACACTTATATTTTTATGCAATCAAAAAATCGCGGAAAAATCGAAGCGGTAGTAAATTCTGAAGCAAAAAAATATGATGTCGTTATTTTAGGATCTTCTAGAGCCAATAATCATTTTGTTTCTCAAATGTTTGAAGACAAAGGACTAAAAACATTTAATTACGGAATGAGCGGCGGACATTTATTTGAAGCTTCCTTAATGTTGAAATTGATGATAGAAAGAAAATACGAGATCAAAAATGTAATTCTGGAGGCAGATTTGAATTTATCAAACGAAAAAATGGCAGAAGGAATAGGATCTCTGTTTATTCCCTTTATTCATAATTCTACAATTATAAAAGATCATTTTAAGAATGAAAGTGATTTTAACGAGCTCTATTATATTCCATTTTATAGATATATAAAATACGATGGGAAAATAGGTATAAGAGAAGTTTTTTTTAGTGCTATTCATAAGAAAACAAATTCACAGGACAATTTGGGTTATTATCCATTAGAAAAGCACAAAAATGGCAATATGAAAAATAATATTGTTAATTTAAATCCGTTGCCTCACAATAAATATTATGAGGAAATTAAAAATATCTGTAAAAAAAACAATATCAATTTTATTGCTGTTATGACGCCAATGTGCGAAAATGTTGTGGGAATGAATTACTTTGATAAAGTAAAAAAAGCCTATCCAGAAATTTATAATTATGAAAACGTAGTAATCGAAGATAAATATTTTTCTTCTTGTGGACACATGACAGATGCTGGAGCAAGAATTTTTACAGCAAAAATTATAAAAGATTTTTTTAATAAATAAGATGAATATAGCATTTCTAACCTCAGAATACTCTCATTCTAAAGTTGCGCACGCAGCAGGAATAGGCACGAGTATAAAAAATTTAGCAATTGCACTGCAAAAGGAAGGAAATGTCATCACCATTTTTGTTTACGGACAATCTGTTCAAGAAATAATAGATGATAATGGAGTTAAAATTCATCTTATTAAAAATAAAAAATATCCCCTTTTAGGATGGTATTTGCATAGAAAACATATTCAGGAATACTGCAATGCTGTTATAAAAAAAGAAAAAATTGAAATTCTGGAAGCTCCAGACTGGACGGGCATTACGGCTTTCATGAAATTCGAAATTCCTCTAATAATTCGCTTCCATGGAAGTGATACTTATTTTTGTCATTTAGAAAATAGAAAACAAAAACTTAAAAATTTCTGGTTTGAGAAATTAGCGGTAAATAAAGCAAAAACGTTTATCGCACCAACAAAATTTGCAGGCGAAGTTTCAAAGAAACTTTTTAAAATAAATAACAAAGAGATTAAAACAATTCATTATGGATTAAATCTCGAAAATTTTGAAAATGATAAACCTTTAAAATTTGATAAAGATTTGATCTTGTACATAGGTACTTTAATCAGAAAAAAAGGAGTTCTGGAATTACCCGAAATTTTTAATAAAGTCAAAAATGATTTTCCAAATGCTAGACTTGTTTTAATAGGAGGCGATTCGTCTGATATAAAAACAGGTTCGAAATCAACATGGGAGCTTATGAAAACCTTGTTTAAGGAAGATTTAAATTCTGTAGATTATTTGGGTAAAATTCCATACAATGAAATTCAAGATTATATAAGAAAAGCAAATGTATGTGTGTTTCCTACCTTTGCAGAAACTTTAGGGATGGTTACAATCGAATCTATGGCTCTGCAAAAAGCAGTTGTAAATAGTAATATTGGTTGGGCACAAGAACTTATTATAGATGAAGAAAGCGGTTTTTTGGTTCATCCCTCAAATCATGAGCTGTATTCGGAAAGAATTAAACAATTGTTGTCTAATGAAACACTCGTTCTGGAGACAGGAAAAAATGCCAGAACAAGAGTCGAAGCAAAATTTGATATTAGTAGCCTTGTACTTGAAAATATTCATTTTTACCAAAAGACTTTAAACTTAAAATAGGAGTAAAGTGATCGTTGTTTTTCATCAAAATAATAAAGTTGTTGAAGTCGCATTTAAGGGACAGACTATCGAGTTTTCTCAAAAAAACATTGGAGAGAATTTGTTTCAAGTTGCCGAAAAATTCCCGAATGAACTTATAATTTGGTGTCGTTTAGATTTAAAATCAAATTTAAACCTCTCGAAATTTGAAGAAATTTTTCATCACAATAACATATTAGCTTCCTATGATGTATCGGCAAATTCTTTTTTATCAGATGCAATTGGCTATGTTGATGAATCAATTTTCCTAAATGTAAAAAAAGAGGTTAAGTATCCTACATGGATGATGAGCGGTGATGTAGGTGGAATTCATACTTCGGTATTAGAACTACTAAAAGGTAAAATCAAATTAGATTCAGATTTTGATTATTTTTTACATTCATTTGCTAAACTTGCAATATTGAATGGTCTTCTATGTTATTCAGAGCCATTATTGATAAAAGATTTTTCTACAATTTCACAAAGACATAAAAAAAATAATTTTTTAATGTTTCGGTTTGTAAAACAGCATTACAGAACAAGGTGGGTTTTTTTGTTGTTTTTAAATTTATTTTTATACGAAAAAAAACTACCTGTTTTTTCTCTATTGATTAGTCTGTTTTTTAAAAGAAGAAATTTAGAGCTCAATGCATTGGATAGATTAATTGCAAAGTCAAATAAGACAGTTAACGTTGCAAAAACTACTGATGTTATTATTCCGACAATTGGTCGAAAAAAATATCTTTATGATGTTTTAAAAGATTTGTCAAAGCAGACATATCTGCCAAAAAATGTAATTGTCATCGAACAAAATCCAGATTCAAATAGTGCTTCAGAGCTTGATTATTTGAATAATGAAGAATGGCCATTTTCTATAAAACATATTTTTACACATCAGGCAGGAGCTTGCAATGCAAGAAATTTAGGATTGAAAAACATTGAAAGTGAATGGATCTTTATGGCCGATGATGATATTAGAATTGAGCCTGTTTTTTTGGAGAAAGCTTTTCAAGTAATAGAAAAAGAAGGTTTTGAGCAAATAACTTTTGGCTGTTATGAACCTAATTATCTCGAAAGCAAAAAAGAAAAACACATGATTCAGTGGGATGGTTTTGGATCAGGATGTAGTATTGTTAGAGCTAAAAATTTGAAAAATATTTTCTATAATACTGGTTTTGAATTTGGTTATGGCGAAGACAGCGATTTTGGTGCTCAGTTAAGAAATTCCGGATTTGATATCTTATATTCGCCAAAGCCAGAAATAATTCATCTTAAAGCTCCAATAGGTGGTTTTAGAACTAAGCCAGTTTTAGCTTGGACAAAAGATATAATTCAGCCAAAACCATCACCTACCGTAATGTTGTACAAAAAAATGAATTTAAAAGAACAACAATTAAACGGTTATAAAACAGTTCTTTTTTTAAAGTTTTACAAACTTCAGAAAATTAAAAACCCAATAAAATATTTTTCAAATTTTAGTGAACAGTGGAAGTCTAGTGTATACTGGGCAGAAAAATTAAAATAATAATTTTTATTTAAAGAAAAATTGATAAAAACGATTTCAATAATTAGCTCTTTGAAAAAAGAAACTTGTGGTTTTGATTTTAATCATAAGCATAAGTTGATTATTGATATCATGAACAGAAATTTTACCGATATAAATTCTTTTGATATTGAAATCGTATTTGACGCACCAATTGTAGAATTTAGAAACAGCGATTATGCTTGGGTAAAATGCAATGAAAATAGAATTGGCAACGAATTTTGTCCTAAAATAATAAAATTACGAAGTGGACAATTGGTTCAGGCTAATATACATTCTGGAATTTGGGAGATAAATAAAAAAAAGCCTCATGTTTTGCTTTGGCGTTTCAATCCTAATTTTTCTGAACCAATTACTAATTATACAGGAAGCAATAATCGAAAGAGTATTGAGTCGTCAAGAAAGAATTTTCATTTCTCTGAAAATCCAGCACTTTTATTTCCTGAGAATTATGCTTTAGAATTTAGCCGATCTAAATATCCGTTTTCTGCTATAGCTTGTTTTACAGATCATTGCGATTTTGATACTGCCGAAAACTTAGCCCTTCAAAGAAAATTCTTCAAAGAAAATCATGTTAAGGTTACAAAAGGTTTTTTTCTTAATCATTTTTCAAAACGAGCTGATAATGCATCGTTTGAAAATGATAAAAAAGAACTTCTAAAATGGAAAAATGACGGACATGAACTATGTTACCATTCTCTTTCACAATCTATTAAAAGTGAAATGGAAAGCTTTAACGATTTTGAGCAATTTGTTCCGCCTTTAACGGATCTTAAAGTCTGGATTGATCATGGATATCAGCCTTATAATTTTTCTCTTCTGAAGAAAAATAATTTGACAAATGAAAAGTTTGGGAAAATTTTAGAAGATAAAAATATTAATGTTCTTTGGAATTATGTAGATTCTGGAACTTCTGCAAAAGGAGTTATAAATCAATTAAATAATATGCATTTTACTTTGGCAAGTTTTAAAAAAGGAAATAAAGATTTAGGTCTTGTCAAGAAAATGCAGCTTATGATTAAGAATATTATTTTTCATTATTATAATGATGAAAATATGATTCTGAAATATCAGAGTACGGCAGGAAATTTTAAGAAAATTGTTTTTCAGAAGAAAGTAAAGTTTCTTTTCCCCTTTGTAAAAAATATCCTTGCACTAGGAACATCTATTTTTAAGGTAATTTTGTTTTGGAAAAAGGTTAAAAATAAACCTTATAAATTAGCAAAATATTCGCCGATAGTTTTTAAAAATAGGATAGGAGATAAAGAGTTTTATATTTTTCAAACCTTAGAAATGCTTGATTTTAAAAGATCTTTATCAAAACAAAATATCAATGCATTAATAGCTGAAAAAGGTGTCTTTATAGCTCACACTTATTTTTCGGTTCCGATGGAATATCATCAAGGAAAATTGTTTGCTGATTCAAAAACGATAGATTTAGAAGTCTCGGAAAACTTTGGTTATCTAGGAAATAAAATCAAAAATAGAGAAATCTGGAATCCGACACTTACTGAACTAATACAATACTGGAAAGGTTTTGACAAAATAATTTTTGATATAGATTTGGATGGTAATATATTTGAAAAGAACAATATTCCATTGGAAATTAGAAAAGCAATTTAACCATAATGAATCATAAAATTAAAACCCTTTTATTTAAAACAATTGCTTTATTACCAAGTAAAGTAGACGATTTTTGCTACCATAAAATTCAAAGTTTTTTTGATAAGTCTACATTGGAAGATCGTTTGAATAGTGTAGAGTCTACATATTTTAGGCTTTCAAAAGTGTTGAAAGAGTTAAATATCGACTTGAAAGACAAAACTATTTTTGAGTTCGGATCCGGATGGTTTCCAAGCATGCCTTACTTTTTTAAATATAAGTTTAATGCAAAAGAAGTTCTCACTTTTGATATTAATAAACATTTTAAAAAAGAAACGGTTGTAGAACTGAACGATATTTTTTCTAAGAGGTACAATTGTAGTATAGAAATTAATTTGGGTAATAATTATAATCTTCCGTATGGAATTGAATATTTTCCTAATTATAATATTGTAGAGAATAATCTTCCAGTTGCTGATGTTGTCTTTTCGCGTTATGTTCTTTCTCATATGAAGGGAAAGGATGTTGAAACTTTACACAAGAAGATTAAAGAGGAGTATAAAAAAGGTACTTACGTCATTCATTTTATTTCACCGAGCGATTTAAGACAACATAGTGATCATAGTATTTCTGCTCAGGATTTTTTGAAATATAGTGAAGACCAGTGGAGTAATATTAGAACCAAATACGATTATCATAATCGATTAAGATTGCCGCAATTTTTGGAGATATTCAGAGAATATAACTATGAAATTGTTCATTTAGAATATGAAGCTTTAGATAAGAAATCAAAAAAATATGAGCTGTTTAAAAAAATTAAACTTCACGAAGATTATATCAAATATTCGGATGAAGAATTAATGGCTGGAAATATTTTCGTGATTTTAAAAGTTTAAATTGATGAATTTGTCACCTTCTTTCTCGTTAATTATCTGTACCTATATGCGACCTGAACCATTGCTAGATTTATTAAAATCGGTTCAGGAACAAACTTTATATCCTGATGAGATTTTAATTGTTGATGGTTCTCTAGACAATAAAACCGAAGTTATTTTAAAAGAAAATAATATAAAAAAATTAAAATATTTTTACGTAGAGGAGAAAGATCGAGGTTTAACAAGACAGCGAAACTATGGAATTTCAAAAGTAGATGCTAATTCGCAAATTGTATGTTTTCTGGATGATGATGTAGTATTGAAAAATAAATATTTTGAGTGTTTATTAAATACATATCAAGTTTTTCCCGATGCTCTGGGAGTTGGTGGTTATATAGACAATGAAACAAAATGGGAAAAAGTAGATCAAAATTACATTCCATCAATTAGAGAATTTTGCTTCGACGGTTGGAAACGAAAAGACGGAAGCCGATTTGTACTTCGAAAAAAAATAAATTTGGATAGTGACTGTCCACCAGGGTTTTCTCCAGGATTTTCTCATGGACGAAGCGTAGGTTTTTTGCCTCCAAGTGATAAAACATATCAAGTTGAGCAATTAATGGGAGGAGTATCATCTTTTAAAAAATCTATTTTCAA from Flavobacterium sp. YJ01 carries:
- a CDS encoding glycosyltransferase family 4 protein yields the protein MNIAFLTSEYSHSKVAHAAGIGTSIKNLAIALQKEGNVITIFVYGQSVQEIIDDNGVKIHLIKNKKYPLLGWYLHRKHIQEYCNAVIKKEKIEILEAPDWTGITAFMKFEIPLIIRFHGSDTYFCHLENRKQKLKNFWFEKLAVNKAKTFIAPTKFAGEVSKKLFKINNKEIKTIHYGLNLENFENDKPLKFDKDLILYIGTLIRKKGVLELPEIFNKVKNDFPNARLVLIGGDSSDIKTGSKSTWELMKTLFKEDLNSVDYLGKIPYNEIQDYIRKANVCVFPTFAETLGMVTIESMALQKAVVNSNIGWAQELIIDEESGFLVHPSNHELYSERIKQLLSNETLVLETGKNARTRVEAKFDISSLVLENIHFYQKTLNLK
- a CDS encoding glycosyltransferase family A protein; translation: MIVVFHQNNKVVEVAFKGQTIEFSQKNIGENLFQVAEKFPNELIIWCRLDLKSNLNLSKFEEIFHHNNILASYDVSANSFLSDAIGYVDESIFLNVKKEVKYPTWMMSGDVGGIHTSVLELLKGKIKLDSDFDYFLHSFAKLAILNGLLCYSEPLLIKDFSTISQRHKKNNFLMFRFVKQHYRTRWVFLLFLNLFLYEKKLPVFSLLISLFFKRRNLELNALDRLIAKSNKTVNVAKTTDVIIPTIGRKKYLYDVLKDLSKQTYLPKNVIVIEQNPDSNSASELDYLNNEEWPFSIKHIFTHQAGACNARNLGLKNIESEWIFMADDDIRIEPVFLEKAFQVIEKEGFEQITFGCYEPNYLESKKEKHMIQWDGFGSGCSIVRAKNLKNIFYNTGFEFGYGEDSDFGAQLRNSGFDILYSPKPEIIHLKAPIGGFRTKPVLAWTKDIIQPKPSPTVMLYKKMNLKEQQLNGYKTVLFLKFYKLQKIKNPIKYFSNFSEQWKSSVYWAEKLK
- a CDS encoding glycosyltransferase, coding for MNLSPSFSLIICTYMRPEPLLDLLKSVQEQTLYPDEILIVDGSLDNKTEVILKENNIKKLKYFYVEEKDRGLTRQRNYGISKVDANSQIVCFLDDDVVLKNKYFECLLNTYQVFPDALGVGGYIDNETKWEKVDQNYIPSIREFCFDGWKRKDGSRFVLRKKINLDSDCPPGFSPGFSHGRSVGFLPPSDKTYQVEQLMGGVSSFKKSIFKTFSFSTYFEGYGLYEDADFSLRVAKQGNLYLNTAARLSHYHASSGRPNQYKYGKMVVRNGWYVWRVKNPNPKFNDRFKWNAITLLLTAIRFSNILTEKNKKVPLTEAFGRTVGWWSLLFNKPKKK